A single genomic interval of Arachis duranensis cultivar V14167 chromosome 7, aradu.V14167.gnm2.J7QH, whole genome shotgun sequence harbors:
- the LOC107459721 gene encoding translation initiation factor IF-2, chloroplastic gives MLILVGNVQGTMGSVATPLSFGSLMGVSSNGGRSRSVVRRVSLSRGNSIKDKRRWHCISLSVCRYSVTTTDFVADQGNSVSLDSNSSRGSQGGDDGSGGFVLKPPPKPVLKSQENKDSPLLGSNSESWGNSRNGESLDDDVQERNKVIESLGEVLEKAEKLESPKLDDKRNNGSINKPTAPNTNGNSKVSKPVNSAKTQKAKTLKSVWRKGDSIANVQKVVKEVPKPNNKSVVGEKSEIGAEGKITSESRAPQPSSKSQPMLQAKPSVAPPPIKKPVVLKDKGAANASVKSKERKPGPILIDKFASKKPVVDPVIAQAVLAPPKPGKGPPSGKFKDDYRKRGAPAGGARRRLLNDDDDVIPDEDTSELNVSIPGAARKGRKWSKASRKAARLQAAKDAAPVKVEILEVSDKGMLVEELAFNLAISEGEILGSLYAKGIKPDGVQTLDKDMVKMICKEYDVEVIDADPVKVESLAKKREILDEDDLDKLKDRPPVITIMGHVDHGKTTLLDYIRKSKVAASEAGGITQGIGAYKVEVPVDGKPLPCVFLDTPGHEAFGAMRARGASVTDIAIIVVAADDGIRPQTNEAIAHAKAAGVPIIIAINKIDKDGANPERVMQELSSIGLMPEDWGGDTPMVQISALKGQNIDDLLETVMLVAELQELKGNPDRSAKGTVIEAGLDKSKGPFATFIVQNGTLRRGDIVVCGEAFGKVRALFDDAGKRVDLATPSIPVQVIGLNNVPIAGDEFEVVESLDTARERAESRAELLRNERISAKAGDGKITLSSLASAVSSGKLSGLDLHQLNIILKVDLQGSIEAVRQALQVLPQDNVTLKFLLEATGDVTTSDIDLAVASKAIIFGFNVKAPGSVKSYADNKAVEIRLYRVIYDLIDDVRNAMEGLLEPVEEQIKIGLAEVRATFSSGSGRVAGCMVNEGKVEKGCGIRVIRKGKEVHVGTVDSLRRVKEIVKEVNAGLECGIGLEDFDDWVEGDILEAFNSVQKRRTLEEASESMAAAVEGVGV, from the exons ATGCTTATACTAGTTGGGAACGTGCAAGGAACAATGGGTTCTGTGGCTACCCCATTGAGTTTTGGAAGCTTAATGGGTGTGAGTTCCAATGGAGGAAGGTCCCGTTCTGTTGTGAGGAGGGTGTCCCTTTCAAGAGGTAACTCTATTAAGGACAAGAGGAGATGGCATTGTATATCACTGTCTGTTTGTAGATATTCTGTTACCACAACCGATTTTGTGGCTGACCAGGGAAATTCAGTGTCCCTTGATTCTAACAGTAGTAGAGGAAGCCAAGGTGGTGATGATGGTAGTGGTGGTTTTGTGCTTAAGCCTCCTCCTAAGCCTGTTTTGAAGTCCCAGGAGAATAAGGATAGTCCCCTTTTGGGCTCGAATTCAGAGTCCTGGGGGAATTCGCGGAATGGCGAGTCCCTAGATGATGATGTACAGGAGAGGAATAAAGTGATTGAGTCACTTGGTGAGGTGTTGGAGAAAGCTGAAAAGTTGGAAAGCCCCAAGTTGGATGATAAAAGGAATAATGGCTCAATAAATAAACCCACAGCGCCCAATACAAATGGTAATTCTAAGGTCAGTAAACCGGTAAATTCAGCTAAAACCCAGAAGGCTAAAACCTTGAAGAGTGTATGGCGTAAGGGGGATTCGATTGCAAATGTACAGAAGGTTGTTAAGGAGGTACCTAAGCCTAATAACAAGAGTGTGGTAGGGGAAAAATCTGAAATAGGGGCAGAAGGGAAGATAACATCCGAGTCTCGTGCTCCCCAGCCCTCATCAAAATCTCAGCCAATGTTACAAGCAAAACCTTCTGTAGCTCCACCACCCATAAAAAAGCCTGTGGTGTTGAAGGATAAGGGGGCAGCTAATGCATCTGTTAAATCTAAAGAAAGGAAGCCTGGGCCGATCTTAATTGACAAGTTTGCTTCCAAGAAACCCGTTGTCGATCCTGTAATTGCTCAAGCAGTCCTAGCCCCTCCAAAACCAGGGAAGGGCCCTCCATCAGGAAAGTTTAAAGATGACTACAGGAAGAGAGGTGCTCCAGCTGGAGGAGCAAGAAGGCGTCTActaaatgatgatgatgatgtgatTCCCGATGAGGACACATCGGAACTCAATGTCTCTATTCCTGGTGCtgcaagaaaaggaagaaaatggaGTAAAGCGAGTCGAAAGGCAGCAAGGCTACAGGCTGCCAAGGATGCGGCTCCTGTCAAAGTCGAAATTCTAGAGGTCAGTGACAAAGGTATGCTGGTGGAGGAGTTAGCCTTCAACTTGGCAATCAGTGAAGGAGAAATCCTTGGATCTTTGTATGCCAAGGGGATCAAACCAGACGGCGTGCAAACTCTCGACAAAGATATGGTGAAGATGATATGTAAAGAGTATGATGTGGAAGTTATAGATGCTGATCCAGTCAAAGTTGAATCGTTAGCAAAGAAAAGGGAAATTCTTGATGAAGATGATCTTGACAAACTCAAAGATAGACCTCCTGTCATCACTATTATGGGCCACGTAGATCACGGCAAG ACAACTCTTTTGGATTATATACGGAAGAGCAAG GTAGCTGCTTCTGAAGCTGGTGGGATCACCCAGGGGATCGGGGCTTATAAAGTAGAAGTACCTGTTGACGGAAAACCTTTGCCCTGTGTTTTCCTTGATACTCCTGGGCATGAG GCGTTTGGGGCAATGAGAGCTCGTGGGGCAAGTGTGACAGACATTGCTATCATTGTTGTGGCTGCTGATGATGGCATCCGGCCTCAAACAAATGAAGCTATAGCTCATGCCAAAGCAGCGGGAGTACCCATAATCATTGCCATAAACAAG ATAGATAAGGACGGAGCGAATCCTGAGCGAGTCATGCAAGAGCTTTCTTCTATTGGTTTAATGCCAGAAGATTGGGGTGGTGACACCCCAATGGTTCAG ATAAGTGCTCTTAAAGGGCAGAATATAGATGATCTTTTGGAAACTGTTATGCTTGTGGCTGAG TTGCAAGAGTTGAAAGGAAATCCTGATAGAAGCGCAAAGGGAACAGTCATAGAGGCAGGTCTTGATAAATCAAAAGGACCTTTTGCTACCTTTATTGTGCAAAATGGTACCCTCAGAAGGGGAGATATAGTAGTTTGCGGAGAAGCTTTTGGAAAG GTGCGAGCTTTGTTTGATGATGCTGGAAAGCGTGTTGATTTAGCTACACCCTCTATTCCCGTACAG GTTATTGGATTGAATAATGTTCCGATTGCCGGTGATGAATTTGAGGTTGTTGAATCCCTTGATACTGCACGTGAAAGAGCAGAATCCCGTGCTGAGTTGTTGCGAAATGAGCGTATTTCTGCAAAGGCAGGGGATGGCAAGATTACCCTTTCTTCCTTAGCTTCTGCAGTTTCATCAGGAAAGCTTTCTGGACTCGACTTGCATCAACTAAATATTATCTTGAAGGTTGATCTTCAG GGATCCATTGAAGCTGTCAGACAAGCCCTGCAGGTGCTACCACAAGATAACGTCACATTGAAGTTTTTATTGGAAGCAACAGGCGATGTAACCACAAGTGACATTGATCTTGCAGTTGCAAGCAAAgcaattatttttggatttaatGTCAAAGCACCAGGTTCGGTGAAAAGCTATGCAGATAATAAAGCTGTTGAGATTAGATTATACAGAGTCATTTATGACTTAATCGATGATGTCAGAAATGCAATGGAAGGGCTCTTAGAGCCTGTTGAG GAGCAAATAAAAATTGGCTTAGCAGAAGTGCGAGCCACATTCAGCAGTGGTAGTGGTCGTGTTGCGGGATGCATGGTTAATGAGGGAAAGGTGGAGAAAGGATGCGGTATTCGAGTCATTCGGAAGGGAAAAGAAGTTCACGTTGGTACTGTTGATTCTTTGAGACGGGTAAAGGAGATAGTTAAAGAG